The proteins below come from a single Benincasa hispida cultivar B227 chromosome 4, ASM972705v1, whole genome shotgun sequence genomic window:
- the LOC120076162 gene encoding uncharacterized mitochondrial protein AtMg00300-like: MLDSIGCECKGKGGVLEVIKDSKVVLVGEKVNDLCIMRGVEMMTSAYTVSSSNLTEADLWHKRLCHISEKGMQALSKQGILPKGISEHLSFCEHCILGKATRQSFTKSQHATKEVLDYVNSDL; the protein is encoded by the coding sequence ATGTTGGACTCCATTGGGTGTGAATGCAAAGGAAAAGGTGGAGTTCTTGAAGTGATTAAGGATTCCAAAGTTGTGTTGGTTGGTGAGAAGGTCAATGACCTTTGCATTATGAGAGGAGTAGAGATGATGACAAGTGCCTACACAGTTTCATCATCAAACTTGACAGAGGCTGACTTGTGGCATAAAAGACTCTGCCATATTAGTGAGAAAGGGATGCAAGCTCTGTCCAAGCAAGGAATCCTTCCCAAAGGTATCAGTGAGCACCTTTCCTTTTGTGAGCATTGCATTTTAGGTAAAGCAACCAGGCAAAgcttcacaaaatctcagcatGCCACCAAAGAAGTATTGGACTATGTCAATTCTGATCTATAA